Proteins from one Ananas comosus cultivar F153 linkage group 5, ASM154086v1, whole genome shotgun sequence genomic window:
- the LOC109709987 gene encoding E3 ubiquitin-protein ligase SINA-like 10 — translation MAKLSSADGERPTTRSLTRKRKASGGCGGGRGGGGGGGGGGSSSPEAAAEAAEGERGVEEGVGGDEEEEEEDRGEEKGEAISVMIDPDVLDCSICFEPLRPPLYQCQKGHAACSSCWSLRNNKCHICLRRVTLSRIFSLEKLVESIAVSCSYAKWGCPESINYAEKAAHEETCIFGPSKCPFPRCTYEGYIGLSPTHFSANHNKTPKGFSYNQSFKINVLRGEPFTLLIAWNDYVGKHVFLLANKNLGSLGCALSLTCLHSGILNCHFSYDIMANDGSGASLQFKDNVVVVREWNELEKADISLVVPKYFRNSDGEFELDLCIHKIWSSAVKKK, via the exons ATGGCGAAGCTCTCCTCCGCGGACGGGGAGAGACCGACGACGAGGAGCCTTACCCGTAAACGCAAGGCCTccggcggctgcggcggtggccgcggcggcggcggcggcggcggaggaggaggaagctcgtccccggaggcggcggcggaggcggcggagggggagagAGGAGTTGAAGAAGGGGTCGGCggagacgaggaggaggaggaggaggatcgtGGGGAGGAGAAGGGCGAGGCGATCAGCGTTATGATCGACCCCGACGTCCTCGATTGCTCCATTTGCTTCGAGCCCCTCCGCCCCCCTCTCTACCAG TGCCAAAAGGGTCACGCAGCGTGCTCTTCCTGCTGGTCCCTGCGGAATAACAAATGCCACATATGCCTTCGTAGAGTTACCCTCTCCCGCATCTTCTCTCTCGAGAAGCTAGTCGAGTCAATTGCAGTCTCGTGCTCATACGCCAAATGGGGCTGCCCTGAAAGCATTAATTATGCAGAGAAGGCGGCCCATGAAGAGACCTGCATCTTTGGACCATCCAAGTGCCCATTCCCCCGCTGCACCTACGAAGGTTACATTGGATTGTCCCCGACCCACTTCAGTGCGAACCACAACAAGACTCCGAAGGGGTTCAGCTACAACCAATCGTTCAAAATTAATGTACTGAGGGGAGAGCCATTTACGCTTCTTATAGCATGGAATGACTATGTTGGAAAGCATGTGTTCCTACTAGCCAACAAGAATTTGGGGTCGTTGGGTTGTGCTCTTTCCTTAACCTGCCTTCACAGCGGCATTTTGAATTGCCACTTCTCGTATGATATTATGGCGAATGACGGAAGCGGAGCTTCTCTACAGTTCAAAGATAATGTAGTGGTCGTAAGAGAGTGGAACGAACTCGAAAAAGCTGATATTTCTCTTGTGGTGCCCAAATATTTCCGTAATTCTGACGGCGAATTTGAGCTCGATCTCTGCATTCACAAAATTTGGTCTTCTGCT